A window of Marinobacter salarius contains these coding sequences:
- a CDS encoding TRAP transporter large permease subunit, with protein MSGEIVSLVTIGLLILLLVTGIPLAFATGMTAVALTLWLFGPDSLYFIPSRIFTLMNNYALIAVPLFVLMGCLLERAGVIERLFHALHVWSGRLRGGLAIGTLAASTIMAAMVGVIGAEIVVLGLICLPAMLGRLYDKKLAVGVICAGGSLGTLLPPSIVLIIYGLVAQVSIGDLFLAAVLPGLLLVSLYAIYVLILCYRNPELGPLAPQEERDMPFREQLGLARALILPVALISAVLGSLYLGIATPTETAAIGVLGALLIALVNKTLSWDAVYDSVKKTGSTVAMLTWIFFGASALVAVYTMAGGTAFLQDAITGLPVPPIVTILLMMLILMVLGCFIDWIGIVLLTMPIFVPVVESLGMDPIWFGILFTMNMQVSYLTPPFGPAAFYLKAVAPEGVSLSDIFRGVIPFIGLQLIGLSLVLFFPQIAMWLPSLMK; from the coding sequence ATGAGTGGTGAAATAGTCAGCCTCGTCACCATCGGGCTGCTGATACTGCTGCTGGTCACGGGCATACCGCTCGCTTTCGCTACCGGCATGACAGCGGTGGCCTTGACCCTGTGGTTGTTCGGCCCCGATTCCCTGTACTTCATTCCCAGCCGCATTTTTACCCTGATGAACAACTACGCGCTAATCGCGGTGCCGTTGTTCGTGCTAATGGGCTGCCTCCTGGAGCGGGCAGGGGTCATCGAACGCCTGTTCCACGCCTTGCACGTCTGGTCCGGGCGCCTGCGCGGCGGGCTCGCCATAGGCACACTGGCCGCCTCCACCATCATGGCCGCAATGGTCGGCGTGATTGGTGCCGAGATCGTGGTGCTGGGCCTGATCTGCCTGCCGGCAATGCTTGGCCGTCTGTACGACAAGAAGCTGGCGGTCGGCGTGATTTGCGCCGGGGGATCACTGGGGACGCTGTTGCCGCCCAGTATTGTGCTAATCATCTACGGCCTGGTGGCTCAGGTGTCCATCGGCGATTTGTTCCTGGCGGCGGTATTGCCGGGGCTCTTGCTGGTCTCGCTGTATGCCATTTATGTACTGATCCTCTGCTACCGCAATCCTGAGCTGGGTCCGCTCGCGCCGCAGGAAGAGCGCGACATGCCATTCAGGGAGCAGTTGGGGCTGGCGCGCGCGCTGATTTTGCCGGTTGCCCTCATATCCGCAGTGCTTGGCTCCCTCTACCTGGGCATCGCCACACCGACTGAAACGGCGGCTATCGGCGTCTTGGGTGCGCTGCTGATCGCGCTGGTGAACAAGACGCTGAGCTGGGATGCCGTTTATGACTCGGTGAAGAAGACCGGAAGCACCGTGGCCATGCTCACCTGGATTTTCTTCGGCGCTTCGGCCCTGGTGGCGGTTTACACTATGGCAGGCGGCACTGCGTTTCTGCAGGACGCGATTACCGGCCTCCCGGTACCGCCCATCGTGACCATCCTGCTGATGATGCTGATCCTTATGGTTCTGGGTTGTTTTATCGACTGGATCGGTATTGTGCTCCTGACCATGCCTATCTTCGTGCCGGTGGTTGAGAGCCTGGGCATGGACCCGATCTGGTTCGGCATCCTGTTCACGATGAACATGCAGGTGTCCTACCTGACCCCGCCGTTCGGCCCGGCTGCGTTCTACCTGAAGGCGGTTGCACCGGAAGGCGTCAGTCTCAGTGACATCTTCCGAGGCGTCATTCCCTTCATTGGGCTGCAACTCATCGGATTGTCGCTGGTTCTCTTCTTCCCGCAGATAGCGATGTGGCTGCCCAGCCTCATGAAGTAG
- a CDS encoding TRAP transporter small permease subunit: MHFISAFNQKLGNYSSLVYLIVFAVTIFDVICRYFWGSPTIWALELIIALAGIHYVLAGAHAIKNNGHVRIDVIYNILPGRVRLCMDLIAYLLMLGFLLIVTYYGYEQAYPAVMTGERSGAGWNSLAPTYMKVAIPIGAGLMALQTLVCLINSIKEIRHEW, from the coding sequence ATGCACTTCATTAGCGCCTTCAACCAGAAACTCGGCAATTATTCCAGCCTTGTTTATCTCATTGTCTTTGCCGTCACGATTTTTGACGTCATATGTCGCTATTTTTGGGGCTCCCCGACGATATGGGCCCTAGAATTGATTATTGCCTTGGCCGGCATTCACTACGTCTTAGCCGGTGCTCACGCGATCAAGAACAACGGCCATGTCCGTATTGATGTGATCTACAACATCCTGCCGGGCCGGGTAAGGCTCTGCATGGATCTCATTGCCTACCTGCTCATGCTCGGCTTTCTACTAATCGTTACCTATTACGGCTATGAGCAGGCCTATCCCGCCGTAATGACGGGCGAGCGTAGTGGCGCGGGCTGGAACTCCCTCGCGCCCACCTACATGAAAGTCGCCATCCCAATCGGTGCCGGTTTGATGGCACTGCAGACGCTGGTCTGCCTAATCAACTCGATCAAGGAAATTCGTCATGAGTGGTGA
- a CDS encoding TRAP transporter substrate-binding protein, protein MRALKKLLSTSSAILAAGLLTASPASAQDNETWRIQTLWQPGTANQEAFERFAKDVKEKTDGQINIVPLPVGAVVGVTETLDAVSRGILQGQHPATVYWTGRDPAFAVLGDLNAAYEDPRQAMEYFYEHGGLELLAEAYEPFGLYPIGVAWWGVESIPTTRRVASPEDLEGLKIRLPQGMSSELFAQFGAVPINLPGSEVFSAMDSGTIEATDWGTLAMNAELGFHDEAKYAIYPGVHSMPAGDVSIPLETWNSLSKENQKILTDGVRAFGLDMIETLEQEDIEAAKRLKADGVELVEWSDEDRQAFREAAVDIWREYGKRSDLAGRAVAGQIEFLRSKGLID, encoded by the coding sequence ATGCGTGCTCTTAAAAAGCTGCTTTCAACGTCATCCGCGATATTGGCTGCCGGCCTCCTGACGGCATCCCCAGCGAGTGCCCAAGACAACGAAACCTGGCGTATCCAGACTCTCTGGCAGCCAGGGACCGCCAACCAAGAAGCGTTCGAACGCTTTGCGAAGGATGTCAAGGAGAAAACCGACGGCCAGATCAACATCGTTCCTCTACCGGTGGGTGCCGTCGTTGGCGTTACCGAAACCCTTGACGCCGTAAGCCGGGGGATTCTGCAGGGTCAACACCCTGCCACGGTTTACTGGACCGGCCGCGACCCCGCGTTTGCGGTTCTTGGCGATCTGAACGCGGCCTACGAGGACCCGCGCCAGGCCATGGAGTATTTCTATGAGCACGGCGGCCTTGAGTTGTTGGCGGAGGCCTATGAGCCCTTCGGACTGTATCCCATCGGCGTTGCGTGGTGGGGTGTCGAGTCCATTCCAACGACCCGCCGTGTGGCGAGCCCAGAGGATCTGGAAGGTCTGAAAATCCGTTTGCCGCAGGGCATGTCCTCAGAGCTGTTCGCACAGTTCGGCGCGGTGCCGATCAACTTGCCAGGCTCCGAGGTCTTCAGTGCGATGGACAGCGGAACAATAGAGGCGACCGACTGGGGCACGCTGGCGATGAACGCTGAGCTTGGCTTTCATGATGAGGCTAAATATGCCATCTACCCGGGCGTTCACTCTATGCCTGCAGGTGATGTGTCTATCCCGTTGGAGACGTGGAACAGCCTGAGCAAGGAGAACCAGAAAATTTTAACCGATGGGGTGCGGGCCTTCGGCCTCGACATGATCGAAACATTGGAACAAGAGGACATAGAAGCGGCTAAGCGCCTTAAAGCCGACGGCGTCGAATTAGTGGAGTGGAGCGACGAAGACCGTCAGGCCTTTCGTGAAGCGGCTGTTGATATCTGGCGCGAGTACGGCAAAAGGAGCGATCTTGCCGGACGCGCGGTGGCAGGGCAGATCGAATTCCTGCGCTCGAAGGGTCTAATCGACTAA
- a CDS encoding GntR family transcriptional regulator → MGKKGGKIAGTNSSKSLRPMKDIAYDQLEHLIVHDRLPAGTMVSEVDLAEQLGMGRTPVREALQRLARDGLVVIHPRRGVMVSEMNIARQLELLEVRRPLEQLIATCAARRASTEERNLMLENANLAEETAAAGDGDAFFEATRNNHLLLEKAAHNGVVRNVMGLIHGSSRRYWYAHYRQFGDLERAAIAHANLLRSIAFGKEAEASENANILVAYLEEFTRATVGSYASRDREPLVLEKAENNS, encoded by the coding sequence ATGGGAAAGAAAGGCGGCAAAATAGCCGGCACTAACTCGAGCAAGTCGCTACGGCCTATGAAGGACATCGCCTATGACCAGCTAGAGCACCTGATCGTGCACGACCGCCTTCCTGCCGGAACCATGGTTTCCGAGGTCGATCTTGCCGAGCAACTTGGGATGGGACGCACTCCCGTACGCGAGGCCCTGCAACGGCTGGCCCGAGATGGACTGGTTGTTATTCATCCACGTCGAGGCGTCATGGTGTCGGAGATGAATATCGCCCGGCAGCTCGAATTGCTGGAAGTCCGCCGGCCACTCGAACAACTGATCGCAACCTGCGCGGCCCGACGTGCCAGTACTGAAGAACGTAACCTGATGCTGGAAAACGCCAATCTTGCGGAAGAGACTGCCGCGGCTGGGGATGGCGACGCCTTCTTTGAGGCAACGCGCAACAATCATCTGCTGCTGGAGAAAGCTGCGCACAACGGGGTCGTGCGGAACGTGATGGGGCTTATTCACGGCAGTTCCAGGCGTTACTGGTACGCCCACTACCGCCAGTTCGGTGATCTTGAGAGAGCCGCTATCGCACACGCCAATCTGCTGCGCAGTATTGCTTTTGGTAAAGAAGCCGAGGCTAGCGAGAACGCCAACATACTGGTCGCTTATCTAGAAGAATTCACGCGGGCTACTGTCGGTTCATATGCTTCCAGGGACCGCGAGCCGCTCGTACTCGAGAAAGCCGAAAACAACAGTTGA
- the tnpB gene encoding IS66 family insertion sequence element accessory protein TnpB (TnpB, as the term is used for proteins encoded by IS66 family insertion elements, is considered an accessory protein, since TnpC, encoded by a neighboring gene, is a DDE family transposase.), with product MIRIDEIWLATEPLDMRAGPHKALARVIQVFGSARPHCAYLFANKRGNRMKVLIRDGLGIWLCARRLNRGKFHWGEPWRGDQLRLTEEQLSALVQGLPWQRLGADGVISIL from the coding sequence ATGATCCGTATCGATGAGATCTGGCTGGCCACCGAGCCGCTGGATATGCGGGCGGGGCCCCACAAGGCCTTGGCCCGGGTCATTCAGGTGTTTGGTTCTGCCAGGCCCCATTGCGCCTATCTGTTTGCCAACAAACGGGGTAACCGGATGAAGGTCTTGATCCGCGATGGCCTGGGCATCTGGTTGTGCGCCCGCCGGCTGAACCGGGGCAAGTTCCATTGGGGCGAACCCTGGCGCGGTGACCAGCTGCGTTTAACCGAAGAACAGTTGTCCGCCCTGGTTCAGGGTCTGCCCTGGCAACGTCTTGGGGCCGATGGCGTTATCTCCATCCTGTAA
- the tnpA gene encoding IS66-like element accessory protein TnpA: protein MNNVSVTKPYQRRRRFSREFKAEIVAKCLEPGASVSRISLDNGLNANMVRRWISEVQRANKTPATPGFVPVNLPAATSAPGNQSVSDKRSTIRIEIPRGLWWSGRRSKPISVPHCCGTCWDDPYR, encoded by the coding sequence ATGAACAACGTAAGCGTAACCAAGCCCTACCAACGCCGTCGCCGGTTTTCGCGGGAATTCAAAGCCGAGATTGTCGCCAAATGCCTGGAACCCGGTGCCTCCGTTTCTCGGATCTCTCTGGATAACGGTCTCAACGCCAACATGGTCCGGCGCTGGATAAGTGAAGTGCAGCGAGCGAATAAAACGCCAGCAACACCGGGATTTGTTCCGGTTAATTTGCCAGCGGCAACCTCTGCACCGGGCAACCAATCGGTCTCAGACAAGCGTAGCACCATCCGCATCGAGATTCCCCGCGGGTTGTGGTGGAGTGGCCGGCGGAGCAAGCCCATCAGTGTGCCGCATTGCTGCGGGACCTGTTGGGATGATCCGTATCGATGA
- a CDS encoding alpha/beta hydrolase has translation MAEATGLDALVYERQGYGTSADELLPRPYDYLEQEGTKWLPRLLDALGIDDVILVGHSDGGSIALIAASALGERVKGLITMAAHTWADHLTLADIRDMGRRCMEAGIREKLIRHHGERTDTLSMPSRMSGWTRAFSSLRHPGWTASCARL, from the coding sequence CTGGCGGAAGCGACGGGGCTGGATGCGCTGGTCTATGAACGACAGGGCTACGGCACCTCCGCTGATGAATTGTTGCCGCGCCCGTACGATTATCTGGAGCAGGAAGGCACCAAGTGGCTTCCACGACTCCTGGATGCGTTGGGGATCGACGACGTAATACTGGTGGGGCACAGCGATGGCGGCTCGATCGCCCTGATAGCTGCTAGCGCATTGGGCGAGCGTGTGAAAGGGCTGATCACCATGGCCGCGCACACCTGGGCTGATCACCTGACCCTGGCCGATATCCGAGACATGGGGCGGCGCTGCATGGAAGCGGGCATTCGCGAAAAACTGATTCGACATCATGGCGAGCGTACCGACACACTTTCCATGCCTAGCAGGATGTCTGGCTGGACGAGGGCTTTCAGTAGTCTCCGTCATCCGGGCTGGACAGCATCCTGTGCCCGGTTATGA
- a CDS encoding PaaI family thioesterase: MIVTFEELQAFLAEQFPQGARYGTLQELGDGWAEMKLEVAEEHLRPGGTVSGPAMMALADVALYAALLGKIGLVPLAVTSNLNINFLRKPVAHSSIRAQAKMLRIGRASGVGEVFIYSDCLVEPVAHATITYSIPAKR, encoded by the coding sequence ATGATTGTCACCTTCGAGGAGCTGCAGGCCTTCCTCGCCGAGCAGTTTCCCCAGGGTGCCCGCTACGGCACCCTGCAGGAGCTGGGCGACGGCTGGGCTGAAATGAAACTGGAGGTGGCTGAAGAACATCTGCGCCCCGGCGGCACGGTGTCCGGCCCCGCCATGATGGCGTTGGCGGACGTGGCCCTGTATGCCGCCCTGCTGGGAAAAATCGGCCTGGTGCCGCTGGCGGTGACCAGCAACCTCAACATCAATTTCCTGCGTAAGCCGGTGGCTCATAGCTCGATCCGGGCACAAGCCAAAATGTTGAGAATCGGCAGGGCCAGTGGGGTGGGAGAGGTGTTTATCTACTCCGACTGTCTGGTCGAACCGGTCGCCCATGCCACCATTACCTACTCTATCCCGGCGAAGCGGTGA
- a CDS encoding AMP-binding protein, producing MSLPDYQLVYNNFAPASLEAETLEGSLDAGLNVCTEICDKWTNDPQRVALYYEKADGGSGKLSFAELKEKSARFANYLKSKGIGKGDRVAALLPRSPELLIVIAGTLRAGAVYQPLFTAFGPGAIEYRFERASTQLVVTDPVSYPKLIEVKNCAPAVCVNAAEVSGEIPDFHKTLADQSDQFEPVLVKGSDPFLQMFTSGTVGKSKGVAVPVKALLAFYVYMKYAIDLRDDDVFWNVADPGWAYGLYYAVIGPLLMGHATHFNPGAFTPESTYDMIRKYKITNLAAAPTAYRLLKANDHVLPEGENLGLRVASSAGEPLNPEVVSWIERRHFCPVKDHYGQTETGMTCCNFHGLDHAVRQGSMGYSSPGHKVVALSEKNEVVGEGEIGQLAVDVKASPLFHFDGYTWGEKDPFVNGYYLTGDMVVNHGGGCFSFSGRDDDIITTAGYRVGPADVESTLLEHKAVAESGVVAKPDEKRGSIIKAYVVIKGDQEPESEDALKDELQELVRHRLSAHAYPREIEFVDELPKTPSGKIQRFVLRNQAKEEKQG from the coding sequence ATGAGCCTCCCGGATTATCAATTGGTCTACAACAATTTCGCCCCCGCCAGCCTCGAAGCCGAGACCCTGGAGGGTAGCCTGGACGCGGGCCTGAACGTTTGCACGGAGATCTGTGACAAGTGGACTAACGATCCTCAGCGGGTCGCCCTGTATTACGAAAAAGCGGACGGCGGCTCCGGCAAGCTCAGCTTTGCCGAGCTGAAAGAAAAATCCGCACGCTTTGCGAATTATCTGAAATCCAAGGGGATAGGCAAAGGTGACCGGGTTGCCGCCCTGTTGCCCCGCAGTCCGGAGTTGCTCATCGTCATCGCCGGCACCCTGAGGGCCGGTGCAGTCTACCAGCCCCTGTTCACCGCCTTTGGCCCCGGTGCTATTGAATACCGCTTCGAGCGTGCCAGCACCCAGCTGGTGGTCACTGACCCGGTCAGCTACCCGAAGCTTATCGAAGTCAAGAACTGCGCACCGGCGGTTTGTGTGAATGCGGCCGAAGTGAGTGGCGAGATCCCGGACTTCCACAAGACGCTGGCAGATCAGTCAGACCAGTTCGAGCCAGTGCTGGTCAAGGGCAGTGATCCGTTCCTGCAGATGTTCACCTCCGGTACCGTGGGCAAGTCCAAGGGCGTTGCGGTTCCGGTCAAGGCGCTGCTGGCGTTCTATGTCTACATGAAGTACGCCATCGACCTGCGGGACGACGACGTGTTCTGGAACGTGGCCGATCCTGGCTGGGCCTACGGTCTTTATTATGCCGTGATTGGCCCGCTGCTGATGGGCCACGCGACTCACTTCAACCCGGGCGCATTTACCCCGGAATCCACCTACGACATGATCCGCAAGTACAAGATTACCAATCTGGCGGCGGCACCGACCGCCTATCGGTTGCTGAAGGCCAATGACCACGTCCTGCCGGAAGGTGAGAACCTTGGCCTGCGGGTGGCCAGCAGTGCCGGTGAGCCGCTGAACCCGGAAGTGGTGAGCTGGATTGAGCGGCGTCATTTCTGCCCGGTCAAGGACCACTATGGCCAGACCGAAACCGGCATGACCTGCTGTAACTTCCACGGCCTTGATCACGCGGTGCGCCAGGGCTCCATGGGGTATTCCTCCCCCGGTCATAAAGTCGTTGCCCTCAGTGAGAAGAACGAAGTCGTGGGCGAAGGTGAGATCGGCCAGCTGGCAGTGGATGTGAAGGCCTCGCCATTGTTCCACTTTGACGGCTACACCTGGGGCGAGAAAGACCCGTTCGTGAATGGCTATTACCTTACCGGCGATATGGTGGTGAATCACGGCGGTGGCTGCTTCTCATTCAGCGGCCGTGACGATGACATCATCACCACCGCTGGTTACCGCGTGGGCCCGGCCGATGTGGAAAGCACCCTGCTGGAGCACAAGGCGGTGGCCGAGTCTGGTGTGGTGGCGAAGCCCGACGAGAAGCGGGGCTCTATCATCAAGGCTTATGTGGTTATCAAGGGTGACCAGGAGCCGGAAAGCGAAGATGCCCTGAAGGATGAATTGCAGGAGCTGGTTCGCCATCGCCTTTCCGCCCACGCCTATCCACGTGAAATCGAATTCGTGGATGAGCTGCCGAAAACCCCCAGTGGCAAGATCCAGCGCTTTGTTCTGCGCAACCAGGCGAAGGAAGAGAAGCAGGGATGA
- the mmsB gene encoding 3-hydroxyisobutyrate dehydrogenase gives MATITFIGLGNMGGPMAANLVKAGHDLTVFDLSTEAVKALTDEGAKSAATVQEAVEDAEVVISMLPAGQHVESVYLGENGLLKNLPSSTLVIDSSTIAPETAKGVAEAAVEAGITFLDAPVSGGVGGAKAGTLTFICGGEADAFERARPILDGMAKNIFHAGPHGAGQIAKICNNMLLAILMSGTSEALALGVKNGLDPAVLSEIMKQSSGGNWALNVYNPWPGVMDGVPASRAYEGGFLVDLMNKDLGLAFDNAVKNHAPIPMGSLARNLFELHASEGNGGLDFSSIQKFYYREQS, from the coding sequence ATGGCGACTATCACGTTTATCGGTCTTGGCAATATGGGCGGCCCCATGGCCGCCAACCTCGTCAAGGCTGGCCACGATCTGACGGTGTTCGATCTGTCCACGGAGGCGGTCAAGGCGCTAACCGACGAAGGCGCGAAATCCGCGGCGACCGTCCAGGAAGCGGTGGAAGACGCCGAGGTGGTGATTTCCATGTTGCCTGCGGGCCAGCATGTGGAATCGGTTTACCTGGGAGAGAATGGCCTGCTGAAAAATCTTCCATCCAGCACCCTGGTAATCGATTCGTCGACCATTGCACCGGAAACAGCTAAAGGGGTGGCCGAAGCGGCCGTCGAAGCTGGCATTACCTTTTTGGACGCACCGGTGTCCGGTGGTGTTGGCGGTGCCAAAGCCGGCACTCTGACCTTTATCTGTGGCGGCGAGGCAGATGCCTTCGAACGCGCCAGGCCCATCCTCGATGGCATGGCCAAGAACATCTTTCACGCCGGTCCTCACGGCGCCGGACAGATTGCCAAGATCTGCAACAATATGCTGCTGGCCATCCTAATGAGTGGCACCAGCGAGGCCCTGGCCCTGGGCGTAAAGAACGGACTGGATCCTGCCGTGCTCTCTGAAATCATGAAGCAGAGCTCTGGCGGCAACTGGGCGCTGAATGTCTACAACCCCTGGCCGGGTGTGATGGACGGCGTACCTGCGTCACGTGCTTACGAAGGAGGTTTCCTGGTCGATCTGATGAACAAGGATCTGGGCCTGGCATTCGACAACGCCGTCAAGAATCACGCGCCAATTCCCATGGGGTCGCTGGCCCGTAATCTGTTCGAGCTGCACGCCAGCGAGGGTAACGGCGGACTGGACTTCTCCAGCATCCAGAAATTCTATTATCGCGAGCAAAGCTGA
- a CDS encoding enoyl-CoA hydratase/isomerase family protein: MSNQVVIFEELEAAGGKRIGVARLNTPRSMNALSLEMIHLLKPKLDQWAANDAIGAVWLEGEGDKALCVGGDIVALYQDMTEPRSESLTASEGDIFFTDEYELDYQIHTYPKPFIVWGNGLVIGGGLGLMSGGSHRVVTEYTRVAMPEVSIGLYPDVGAGWFFNKMPGRIGLFLGLTCARMNATDAIFTGLADRFIHHDMRDEVKQALQQSGFGDEAHGAVSKVLRRFEAGSREALPQSVVREHFDVIQALTDGDSLVDVVDNLGQYAGEAPWLIEAVKTVAAASPAALTVYWRHFHDTLHDSLAQVFDKELQISKRSLKMGEFAEGVRALLIDKDLKPRWHFPTLGSVDPKWIDRFFMER, translated from the coding sequence ATGAGCAATCAAGTCGTTATTTTTGAAGAACTGGAAGCTGCCGGCGGCAAGCGCATCGGTGTTGCGCGGCTGAACACTCCTCGTTCGATGAACGCACTGTCGCTGGAAATGATCCATCTGCTGAAACCCAAACTGGATCAGTGGGCCGCGAACGACGCCATCGGCGCCGTCTGGCTGGAAGGCGAGGGCGACAAGGCCCTGTGTGTCGGTGGCGACATTGTGGCGCTGTACCAGGATATGACCGAACCCCGGTCCGAAAGCCTTACCGCCAGTGAAGGAGATATCTTCTTCACCGACGAGTACGAACTGGATTACCAGATACACACCTACCCCAAGCCGTTTATCGTCTGGGGTAACGGACTGGTGATTGGCGGCGGCCTGGGCCTGATGTCAGGCGGCTCTCACCGGGTGGTAACAGAATATACGCGCGTGGCAATGCCGGAAGTAAGCATTGGCCTGTACCCGGATGTGGGCGCTGGCTGGTTCTTTAACAAGATGCCGGGGCGGATTGGGCTGTTCCTGGGCCTGACCTGCGCGCGTATGAACGCTACCGATGCCATCTTTACCGGACTAGCGGACCGTTTTATTCACCACGATATGCGCGACGAGGTCAAGCAGGCCCTGCAACAGTCCGGCTTTGGTGATGAAGCTCACGGTGCCGTCAGTAAAGTATTGCGCCGGTTCGAGGCAGGCTCCCGTGAGGCACTGCCCCAGTCTGTGGTGCGCGAGCACTTTGATGTGATCCAGGCCCTCACCGATGGCGATTCGCTGGTGGACGTGGTGGATAATCTCGGCCAGTACGCTGGCGAGGCCCCCTGGTTGATCGAGGCGGTCAAAACCGTGGCCGCAGCTTCACCGGCGGCCCTCACCGTGTATTGGCGACACTTTCACGACACCTTGCACGACAGCCTGGCCCAGGTATTCGACAAGGAGCTTCAGATATCAAAGCGCAGCCTGAAAATGGGTGAGTTTGCGGAAGGCGTCCGGGCATTGTTGATCGACAAGGACCTGAAGCCACGCTGGCATTTCCCGACCCTGGGTAGCGTCGATCCGAAGTGGATCGACCGGTTCTTCATGGAGCGTTGA
- a CDS encoding enoyl-CoA hydratase, with product MSELIQLEKRGHTAIITINNPPANTWTKASLKALEETIEALNADRNIFALVVTGQGEKFFSAGADLKAFADGDIGNASVMAQAFGQAFDALVRFRGVSIAAVNGYAMGGGLECALACDIRIAEEHAQMALPEATVGLLPCAGGTQNLPWLVGEGWAKRMILCGERIKADKALSIGLVEEVVPQGAALDKALELAEMAGKQSPSSVARCKTLVMSARDGRSHDDGWRMERELFVDLFSTEDQREGVNSFLEKRTPEWKNR from the coding sequence ATGAGCGAATTGATTCAGTTGGAAAAACGCGGTCACACCGCGATCATCACCATTAACAATCCACCGGCCAATACCTGGACCAAGGCTTCTTTGAAAGCGCTGGAAGAGACGATTGAGGCGCTCAACGCCGATCGCAATATCTTTGCGCTGGTGGTCACTGGCCAGGGCGAAAAGTTTTTCTCCGCCGGTGCCGACCTCAAGGCCTTTGCCGATGGCGACATTGGTAACGCAAGTGTCATGGCGCAGGCGTTTGGTCAGGCATTCGATGCCCTGGTTCGCTTCCGTGGCGTGTCGATTGCGGCCGTGAACGGCTATGCCATGGGGGGTGGCCTGGAGTGTGCCCTGGCCTGTGACATCCGGATTGCCGAGGAGCATGCCCAGATGGCATTGCCAGAGGCCACCGTTGGCCTGTTGCCCTGTGCCGGTGGCACCCAGAACCTGCCCTGGCTGGTCGGCGAAGGCTGGGCCAAGCGCATGATTCTGTGTGGTGAGCGTATCAAGGCCGACAAGGCCCTGAGCATCGGGCTGGTGGAAGAAGTGGTGCCGCAGGGCGCAGCCCTCGACAAGGCGCTGGAGCTGGCGGAGATGGCCGGCAAGCAGAGCCCGTCGTCCGTTGCCCGCTGCAAGACCCTGGTGATGAGTGCCCGTGATGGTCGCAGCCACGACGATGGCTGGCGCATGGAGCGGGAACTGTTTGTCGACCTGTTCAGTACCGAAGACCAGCGTGAAGGGGTGAATTCATTCCTAGAAAAGCGCACGCCGGAATGGAAGAACCGATAA